The Chanodichthys erythropterus isolate Z2021 chromosome 12, ASM2448905v1, whole genome shotgun sequence genome contains a region encoding:
- the LOC137033188 gene encoding uncharacterized protein: MASSQKSHPKVAASQRSRPKMVASPVSHPKMAVLSESLSIMPDSLPHPEATPFLVQRRLPSSTRGNSLPRPEATRSLVQRRLAPSSRGDLLPRPEATPFLVQRRLTPSSRGNSLPRPEATPFLVKRQLAPLSRGDSLPRRETIYSLIQRRLPSSSRGDSLPRPEATPFLVQRRLPSSTRGNSLPRPEATPFLVKRQLAPSSRGDLLPRRETIYSLVQRRLPSSSRGDSLPRPEATPFLVQR, encoded by the coding sequence ATGGCCTCCAGTCAGAAGTCCCATCCTAAGGTGGCCGCCAGTCAGAGGTCCCGTCCTAAAATGGTCGCCAGTCCAGTATCCCATCCTAAGATGGCTGTCCTTTCAGAATCTCTTTCCATCATGCCTGACTCCCTTCCTCATCCAGAGGCGACTCCCTTCCTCGTCCAGAGGCGACTCCCTTCCTCGACCAGAGGCAACTCCCTTCCTCGTCCAGAGGCGACTCGCTCCCTCGTCCAGAGGCGACTCGCTCCCTCGTCGAGAGGCGATTTACTCCCTCGTCCAGAGGCGACTCCCTTCCTCGTCCAGAGGCGACTCACTCCCTCGTCCAGAGGCAACTCCCTTCCTCGTCCAGAGGCGACTCCCTTCCTCGTCAAGAGGCAACTCGCTCCCTTGTCCAGAGGTGACTCACTCCCTCGTCGAGAGACGATTTACTCCCTCATCCAGAGGCGACTCCCTTCCTCGTCCAGAGGCGACTCCCTTCCTCGACCAGAGGCAACTCCCTTCCTCGTCCAGAGGCGACTCCCTTCCTCGACCAGAGGCAACTCCCTTCCTCGTCCAGAGGCGACTCCCTTCCTCGTCAAGAGGCAACTCGCTCCCTCGTCCAGAGGCGACTTGCTCCCTCGTCGAGAGACGATTTACTCCCTCGTCCAGAGGCGACTCCCTTCCTCGTCCAGAGGCGACTCACTCCCTCGTCCAGAGGCGACTCCCTTCCTCGTCCAGAGGTGA